In the Meiothermus sp. Pnk-1 genome, CGGGGGCACGGCGGGGGTGGGGTATCTGAAAAAGGTGCTTGAGGTGGTGCTCTTCCCCGAGCTGTGGCAGGTGCGCACGGAGCTATAAACGCCGCCGGCACAGCCGTAACAGGCTGTGCCGGGCATCCGAGCAACCCCTAGGCGTAGGGGTTCACCCGGATCGAGGGGCCCATGGTGGTGGTGATGTAGACGCTGCGCAGAAAAGTCCCTTTGGCGCCCTCAGGCTTAGCCCCCTCCACCGCGCGGATAAAAGCCCGCAGGTTCTCGGCGATCTTGTCCGGGGTGAAGCTGGCCTTGCCGATGGGGGCGTGGACCACCCCGGTCTTGTCGTTGCGGAACTCGATCCGACCGGCTTTGATCTCGCGCACGATCTCGGCGATGTTGAAGCCCACCGTCCCAGCCTTGGGGTTGGGCAGCAGGCCACGCGGACCGAGCACTCGGCCCAGCTTGGAACCCACCGCACCCATCACGTCCGGGGTGGCGACCACCGCGTCGAAGTCGGAGCGGCCCGCCAGGATCTCCTGGATGATCTCCTCCCCGGCGGCGATGTCGGCTCCGGCGTCGCGGGCCTCGATGATCTTATCGCCCTTGGCGATGGCCAGCACCCGCACGCTGCGGCCTGTGCCGTGGGGCAGGGCCACGGTAGAGCGCACGTTCTGGTCAGACTTACGCGCGTCGATGCCGAGCTTGATGTGGGCCTCGACGGTCTCGTCAAAACGAGCCGACTTGATCTCAGGGATCAGCTTGGCCGCCTCCTCGATGGAGTAGACCTTGTTGGGGTCAATCTTCTCCAGCAAAGCGCGGTAGCGTTTGCCGTGCTTAGGCATGGGGCACCCCCGTCACTTCCAGGCCCATCGAGCGGGCCGAACCGGCGATCATGCGGGCGGCGGCCTCGAGGTCGGTGGCGTTCATGTCGGGCAGCTTCTGCTTGGCGATGGCCAAGCACTGCTCCCAGGTGATCTTCCCGGCCTTTTCACGCCCGGCTTTCTGGCTGCCTTTCTCGATCCCCGCAGCCTTGCGAATGAGGTACGAAGCGGGTGGGGTTTTAGTGATGAAGGTAAAGCTGCGGTCGGAGTAGATGGTGATCTCCACCGGCACGATGGCATCGCCCATGCTGGCCGAAGCCGCGTTGAACTGCTTGACGAACTCCATGATGTTTGCGCCGTGCTGCCCCAAAGCCGGGCCGACGGGCGGCGCAGGTGTAGCTTTTCCAGCCGGAAGCTGGAGTTTAACGATGGCGTTGATCTTCTTCATTTATTCTCCTTTTGGCTCCCTCTAAATTCGAGGTGTTATCGCCCATACCTTAGCGATCAACCCTAAGCACGAACGACCTGGGCAAAATCGAGCTCCACCGGGGTCTCGCGCCCAAAGATGCTGACCAGTACCTTGACCTTCTGGCGCTCCAGGTTGACTTCGCCCACCACACCGGTGAAGTCTGCGAAGGGACCGCTCACCACCCGCACCACGTCGCCTTCCTTGAAGGAGACCTGCGGCTTGGGGGCTTCCTTCTTCCCCGCCAACCCGCTGGCCTCGAGGATGTGCTGCACCTCGTCGGGGGTAAGCGGAACCGGGC is a window encoding:
- the rplA gene encoding 50S ribosomal protein L1; its protein translation is MPKHGKRYRALLEKIDPNKVYSIEEAAKLIPEIKSARFDETVEAHIKLGIDARKSDQNVRSTVALPHGTGRSVRVLAIAKGDKIIEARDAGADIAAGEEIIQEILAGRSDFDAVVATPDVMGAVGSKLGRVLGPRGLLPNPKAGTVGFNIAEIVREIKAGRIEFRNDKTGVVHAPIGKASFTPDKIAENLRAFIRAVEGAKPEGAKGTFLRSVYITTTMGPSIRVNPYA
- the rplK gene encoding 50S ribosomal protein L11; translated protein: MKKINAIVKLQLPAGKATPAPPVGPALGQHGANIMEFVKQFNAASASMGDAIVPVEITIYSDRSFTFITKTPPASYLIRKAAGIEKGSQKAGREKAGKITWEQCLAIAKQKLPDMNATDLEAAARMIAGSARSMGLEVTGVPHA